The Heyndrickxia acidicola sequence TTTTGTGACGCCGGAGGAACCGGGCATGGATGATATTTTTATTCCTCCGCATGAAGTGAATGGAGCGATGCATGGAGATATGGTCATTGTCCGGGTTTCTTCCAAAAGCTCAGGAGCAAGAAGGGAAGGCAGCGTCGTCCGTATACTGGAACGAGGAAACACAGAAGTAGTCGGAACCTATACGGAAAGCAGACATTTCGGTTTTGTTATTCCGGATGATAAAAAATTCGGAAGTGATATATTTATTCCGAAGAATGCAAGTGCGGGGGCTGTGGAAGGTCATAAAGTAGTGGTCAAGCTGACATCTTACCCTGAAGGACGTAAAAATGCAGAAGGAGAAGTTATTCAAATTCTGGGACATAAAAATGATCCGGGAGTCGATATCCTTTCCATCATTCATAAGCATGGTCTTCCGCAGGCCTTTCCTGAAGAAGTGATTGACCAGGCAAACAGCACACCTGATACCATTGATGAAGATGAAATCGGCAATCGCCGCGATCTTCGCGGGCAAATGATTGTGACCATAGATGGAGCCGATGCAAAGGATTTGGATGATGCCGTCACTGTCCAGCAATTGAGTAACGGCCATTACAAGCTTGGAGTACATATTGCCGATGTAAGCCATTATGTAAAAGAAGGCTCGCCAATTGATCGGGAAGCGTTTGAAAGAGGCACCAGTGTGTATCTCGTGGATCGTGTGATACCAATGATTCCGCATCGTCTGTCAAACGGGATTTGTTCTTTGAATCCAAAGGTAAATCGTTTTACTCTTTCCTGCGAGATGGAAATTGACCGAAATGGAACAGTCGTCAATCATGAAATCTTTGAGAGTGTTATTAAAACGACAGAACGAATGACCTATTCCGATGTCAATAAAATTCTTGTGGATAAGGATGAGGAGCTTCGCAAGCATTATGAGCCGCTTGTTCCAATGTTTGATGAAATGGAAAAGCTTGCACAAATCCTTAGAAACAAACGTATGGAAAGAGGAGCTATCGACTTTGATTTTAAAGAAGCAAAGGTGATAGTGGACGAAGAAGGAAAGCCAACCGATGTCGCAATCCGCGAAAGGTCAGTTGCAGAGCGTTTAATCGAGGAATTCATGCTTGCAGCAAACGAAACCGTTGCTGAACATTTTCACTGGATGGATGTACCGTTTATGTACAGGATCCATGAAGATCCAAAAGAAGAGAAGCTCCAGCGCTTTTTTGAGTTTATCACGAACTTTGGCCTGATTGTCAGAGGCAGTGCCAATTCTGTTCATCCTCGAGCGCTGCAGGAAATCATCGAAGCGGTTGAAGGGAAGCCGGAGGAAATGGTGGTTTCAACTGTCATGCTCCGTTCCATGCAGCAGGCGAAATACGATCCTGAGAGTATAGGGCATTTTGGGCTGTCAACAAAATTCTATACACACTTCACTTCTCCAATCCGCCGTTATCCAGATTTAATCGTTCATCGGCTGATTCGTACCTATTTAATTGACGGAAAGATGGATGCTGCCACACAGGCAAAGTGGGATGCTGTCCTTCGTGAAATTGCAGATCATACATCCAAAATGGAACGCCGTGCAGTCGATGCTGAACGCGATACAGACGAACTGAAAAAAGCTGAATATATGGAAGATAAAATTGGCCAAGAATACGACGGAATTATTAGTTCTGTTACGAACTTCGGTATGTTTGTGGAATTGCCAAATACTATTGAGGGTCTTGTCCATGTCAGCTACATGACAGATGATTATTACCATTATGATGAGCGGCAATTTGCTATGATTGGCGAGAAAACGGGTAATGTCTTTAGAATTGGGGATGAAATTACCGTTCGGGTGATTAATGTTAATAAGGACGAGCACGATATCGACTTTGAAATTGTTGGAATGAAGAATGTAAAATCACGCAGTCCAAGAGATGAAAAACCACGCATCGTTAAAGTACGCTCACAGGATGGCAAAGAGAAAACGAAAGGCTCCGAGCAAAGGGGTGGCAGTGATGAATGGTCAACCCGTCCTCCAAGAAAGAAAAAGAAGAAGAAGAACTATGAAAATGCACCGAAAGCAAAACGAAACAAAAAACGCAAATAAATAAGGCTTTTTTCGTAAACTTTGCTGTTAAATGAGAAAAAATGGTTCATACGTTTTGTATTAAAACTCATAATGATTATCCAGTAAAAAAAAGGCAGCAGTGAGGAAACAGCTATAGAAAAAGAGGGCGCCAGGCAGTTTATGCCTGGTGCTGCAGAAAAACCGGGGGGAGTATAAATGCCAAAAGGACAAAGTAAACCAGTTGCCCAAAATAAAAAGGCTAACCATGATTATTTTATTGAGGAAACCTTCGAAGCAGGCATTGTTCTGCAAGGAACCGAAATAAAATCGATTCGGGCAGGAAGGGTGAACCTGAAGGATTCCTTTGCAAGGATTCAAAAAGGGGAAGTATTCATCTATAATATGCATGTCAGCCCATATGAACAAGGGAACCGATATAATCATGATCCGTTAAGGACCAGGAAGCTGCTGCTCCACAGAAAGCAGATTAATAAATTAATTGGAGAAACAAAAGAACAAGGCTATTCACTAGTGCCATTAAAAATGTATATTAAAGACGGCTTCGCAAAGGTTCTACTAGGTCTTGGACGTGGTAAAAAGAAATATGATAAGCGGGAAGATCTAAAGAAAAAAGAAGCGAAGCGTGAGATTGAACGTGTCTTTAAAGCAAGGCAGCAATAGATAACAGGAATTTACAATTGCATTTTTCGACATCTATGCTATAATAAATCATGTAAGAGCCAGTTGATCAAAATTTAAGCTCATATTCTTGAGCATCCGACGTCAAGGCTGATCTCTGAAATACGAGATTTCAACCTTTATTATGAAGGGGACGTTACGGATTCGACAGGGGTAGTTTGAGCTTAAGTCGCGAGTCGAGGGGGTCGGCCTCGTTAAAACGCCAAAGCCAATAATAACTGGCAAAACAAACAATAACCTCGCTTTCGCTGCGTAAGTAGCTTAGCGGATCCTCCCTCCATCGCCCATGTGGTAGGGTCAGGGTCTCACTCTTAGTGGGCTACGCCGGTTGTCCTCCGCCTGAGGACGATGGAAGAGACTAATCAGGCTAGCACTTCAAACGCCTGTCGATAGGCAGATGAAGATGTGAAACACGAATATATCGACTACACTCGTAGACACTTAAGTGCCGATATCTTTGGACGTGGGTTCGACTCCCACCGTCTCCACCAAATACATACATTTTGTCTTGGTGGACTTAACTTATAAAACCTAAAGCATAAGTTTCCGTTTGGAAAACTTATGCTTTATTTATTTTCAGGTAAGGTTCTTTTCGTAAACTTTGTTGCTATTAGGATAAATGAATCTAGGATACACAGGGTTTCAAGATTGACTATAAAATGACTTAAAGAAGAAAAGATTCCTCGATGCCTCACTTATTACGGATTAACACTTTTGCGAAAAGCACCAATATATCTGAAAGCAGCCTCAGAAAAAGTTCTTCTCATAATTTAACTTTTTTAATGCTAGAGGAAAAGAGGCCGCGAAAGCAATCTGTGAAATAACCTTTATCAACCTTCTGCATCAAACTAAAGTGAACAGGTAGATTGACGCAGCCTTCAGTATTCTAAAACTGTCGATGTGCAAGGCCATACGATTAAAATATTTTTTGGGAAGGTGCTTTTGTAACGACCTGTCTATTCAGTAATCTAAAAAAAGGCGGCAACAGAATAAAAATAGAGATTAACCGCATTACCTGAACAGCTACAACGAAATCAGAACCAGCGTGAAGCGCTGCAGAAGCAGTCGCCATCTCGGCAACGCCGCCGGGAGCGAATGCAAGCAATGCCGTGACAAACGGAATTTGAGTAAATTCTGAAACGCCCCATGCACAGACAGCCATTGCCGAAATCATGCCGGCTGAAGTCATTGATCCCAGCAGTATTATATTTTTAGATCCTATAAACATTTTTTTATTTAACTTTGAACCGATACTTGAGCCAATG is a genomic window containing:
- the rnr gene encoding ribonuclease R, with product MKEEAYKPLTVQELEEVFGIDDSSEFKEFVKTLVYMEEKGLVVRTRSNRYGLPEKMNLIRGKLTGHAKGFAFVTPEEPGMDDIFIPPHEVNGAMHGDMVIVRVSSKSSGARREGSVVRILERGNTEVVGTYTESRHFGFVIPDDKKFGSDIFIPKNASAGAVEGHKVVVKLTSYPEGRKNAEGEVIQILGHKNDPGVDILSIIHKHGLPQAFPEEVIDQANSTPDTIDEDEIGNRRDLRGQMIVTIDGADAKDLDDAVTVQQLSNGHYKLGVHIADVSHYVKEGSPIDREAFERGTSVYLVDRVIPMIPHRLSNGICSLNPKVNRFTLSCEMEIDRNGTVVNHEIFESVIKTTERMTYSDVNKILVDKDEELRKHYEPLVPMFDEMEKLAQILRNKRMERGAIDFDFKEAKVIVDEEGKPTDVAIRERSVAERLIEEFMLAANETVAEHFHWMDVPFMYRIHEDPKEEKLQRFFEFITNFGLIVRGSANSVHPRALQEIIEAVEGKPEEMVVSTVMLRSMQQAKYDPESIGHFGLSTKFYTHFTSPIRRYPDLIVHRLIRTYLIDGKMDAATQAKWDAVLREIADHTSKMERRAVDAERDTDELKKAEYMEDKIGQEYDGIISSVTNFGMFVELPNTIEGLVHVSYMTDDYYHYDERQFAMIGEKTGNVFRIGDEITVRVINVNKDEHDIDFEIVGMKNVKSRSPRDEKPRIVKVRSQDGKEKTKGSEQRGGSDEWSTRPPRKKKKKKNYENAPKAKRNKKRK
- the smpB gene encoding SsrA-binding protein SmpB, yielding MPKGQSKPVAQNKKANHDYFIEETFEAGIVLQGTEIKSIRAGRVNLKDSFARIQKGEVFIYNMHVSPYEQGNRYNHDPLRTRKLLLHRKQINKLIGETKEQGYSLVPLKMYIKDGFAKVLLGLGRGKKKYDKREDLKKKEAKREIERVFKARQQ